From a single Pseudomonadota bacterium genomic region:
- a CDS encoding NAD(P)(+) transhydrogenase (Re/Si-specific) subunit beta — protein MNTLIQLAYFSAAVLFIVGLKRMSSPVTARDGIVWAGAGMGVAILITFFWDGMQNYLLMITAIAIGSGAAWVSGKRVPMTAMPEMIALYNGMGGGAAAAIGAVELLKGETHGFTALGLAAIGGAIGAVSFSGSLVAFGKLRDLVKRGGLFPKNKQKQINIYVLGALGALGLFMVIGKPFVAIILAFFLLALAFGVIMTMPIGGADMPVLISLYNALTGLAVAFEGLVLDNAAMIIAGTVVGAAGTLLTQLMAKAMNRSLTNVLFSGLGTVETQISAEAMAGSMKAIEASDVAVMMAFAERVIIVPGYGMAVAQAQHKIWELTELLEERGVKVKFSIHPVAGRMPGHMNVLLAEAGVPYDKIYDLEEINAEFPQADVALIIGANDVVNPDARTNKSSPIYGMPILDADKARNVIVIKRGRGTGFSGVENTLFYADNCRMLYGDGQKMASELIQGVKAL, from the coding sequence GCCGGCGCGGGTATGGGGGTCGCAATCCTCATCACCTTTTTTTGGGACGGCATGCAGAACTACCTGCTGATGATCACGGCCATCGCAATCGGCTCGGGCGCCGCCTGGGTGTCCGGCAAACGCGTGCCGATGACCGCGATGCCCGAGATGATCGCCTTGTACAACGGCATGGGAGGCGGGGCCGCGGCGGCCATCGGCGCCGTGGAGTTGCTGAAGGGCGAGACGCATGGCTTTACCGCCCTCGGGCTCGCCGCGATCGGCGGAGCGATCGGCGCCGTGTCGTTCTCGGGTTCCCTGGTCGCCTTCGGCAAGCTCCGGGATCTGGTCAAGCGCGGCGGGTTGTTCCCGAAAAACAAGCAAAAGCAGATTAATATCTACGTGCTGGGCGCTCTCGGGGCGCTCGGTTTATTCATGGTGATAGGCAAGCCTTTCGTTGCCATCATCCTTGCGTTTTTCCTGCTCGCGCTCGCTTTCGGCGTGATCATGACCATGCCGATCGGCGGCGCGGACATGCCGGTGCTCATCTCGCTTTATAACGCCTTGACGGGACTCGCGGTCGCTTTCGAAGGCTTGGTGCTAGACAACGCCGCCATGATCATCGCGGGCACCGTGGTGGGCGCGGCCGGCACCTTGCTCACGCAATTGATGGCCAAGGCCATGAACCGCTCGCTCACCAACGTGTTATTCTCCGGTCTCGGCACGGTTGAGACCCAAATCAGTGCGGAGGCGATGGCGGGCAGCATGAAGGCCATCGAGGCCAGCGACGTTGCGGTGATGATGGCCTTCGCGGAGAGGGTAATCATCGTTCCCGGATATGGTATGGCCGTAGCCCAGGCCCAGCACAAGATCTGGGAACTGACTGAGCTTTTGGAGGAGCGTGGCGTGAAGGTCAAATTTTCCATCCACCCGGTCGCGGGCCGTATGCCGGGGCATATGAACGTGCTGTTGGCCGAGGCCGGGGTGCCTTACGATAAGATTTATGACCTCGAGGAGATCAATGCCGAATTTCCGCAAGCGGACGTGGCCTTGATCATCGGCGCCAACGACGTGGTGAATCCCGATGCGCGCACCAATAAGTCGAGCCCCATCTACGGGATGCCGATCCTCGATGCCGATAAGGCCAGGAACGTCATTGTCATCAAGCGCGGCCGGGGTACGGGCTTCTCGGGCGTCGAGAACACGCTCTTTTATGCCGACAACTGCCGGATGCTCTACGGGGATGGGCAGAAGATGGCTTCGGAGCTCATCCAGGGGGTCAAAGCCCTGTGA